The proteins below come from a single Candidatus Planktophila dulcis genomic window:
- the orn gene encoding oligoribonuclease yields the protein MATELPHLIWIDCEMTGLDLATDALVEIAVLVTDSELNVIGEGVDVVIHATEGQLASMNDFVREMHTASGLITEIPKGITMSQAEEQILTYLQSAGVEAGKSPLAGNSVSVDRNFIARDMSALNGYLHYRTIDVSSIKELARRWYPKTYFAAPAKTGNHRALGDIRDSIAELAYYRAALFINSDNNSTTTESNG from the coding sequence ATGGCTACCGAACTCCCCCACCTGATTTGGATCGATTGTGAGATGACGGGCTTAGACCTTGCAACCGATGCCCTGGTGGAGATTGCCGTCCTTGTCACCGACTCAGAACTAAACGTCATCGGTGAAGGCGTTGATGTCGTTATTCATGCAACCGAAGGCCAACTCGCATCGATGAATGACTTTGTTCGCGAAATGCACACAGCCTCAGGTTTGATTACTGAGATCCCCAAGGGCATCACGATGTCTCAAGCTGAAGAACAGATACTTACCTATCTGCAATCTGCAGGAGTAGAGGCAGGCAAATCTCCTTTAGCTGGTAATTCAGTATCGGTTGATCGCAACTTCATCGCTCGCGATATGAGCGCACTCAATGGCTACCTTCACTACCGCACCATCGATGTCTCATCGATTAAAGAGCTAGCCCGTCGTTGGTATCCCAAGACCTACTTTGCCGCCCCTGCCAAGACTGGCAACCACCGCGCACTCGGAGATATCCGTGACTCCATCGCTGAATTGGCCTATTACCGAGCGGCTCTCTTCATCAATAGCGATAACAATTCGACCACTACAGAGTCGAACGGGTAA
- the argG gene encoding argininosuccinate synthase has product MSKVLASLPVGEKVGIAFSGGLDTSVAVAWMRAKGAIPCTYTADLGQYDEPDIDSVPVRAKEYGAEISRLVDCKTPLVEEGLAAIACGAFHIRAGGKQYFNTTPLGRAVTGTLLVRAMLHDKVEIWGDGSTYKGNDIERFYRYGLLANPNLRIYKPWLDADFVRELGGRKEMSEWLVANKLPYRDSVEKAYSTDANILGATHEAKDLENLDASVELVTPIMGVKFWDASVAIASEDVKIQFVQGRPVAINGKDFSDVVALMDEANKIGGRHGLGMADQIENRIIEAKSRGIYEAPGMALLFIAYERLISAIHNEDTIANYHAEGRRLGRLLYEGRWLDPQSLMLRESLTRWVASAVTGEVTLRLRRGDDYSVINTTGPALSYHPDKLSMERTEDAAFGPTDRIGQLTMRNLDIADTRAKLEMYRDQGQLGGGDFNLIKELEN; this is encoded by the coding sequence ATGTCTAAGGTCCTTGCATCCCTTCCTGTTGGCGAAAAGGTCGGTATCGCCTTCTCTGGCGGTCTCGATACATCGGTAGCTGTCGCATGGATGCGTGCAAAGGGAGCTATTCCTTGCACCTACACAGCAGACCTTGGCCAATACGATGAGCCAGATATTGATTCAGTGCCTGTGCGCGCAAAAGAGTATGGCGCTGAGATTTCACGTCTTGTTGATTGCAAGACTCCACTGGTTGAAGAAGGACTTGCCGCCATTGCATGCGGAGCATTTCATATTCGCGCAGGTGGCAAGCAGTACTTCAACACCACACCACTTGGACGCGCGGTAACCGGAACGCTACTTGTTCGTGCCATGCTCCATGACAAGGTTGAGATCTGGGGCGATGGTTCTACCTATAAGGGCAATGACATCGAGCGCTTCTATCGCTATGGACTTCTTGCCAATCCCAACCTTCGTATCTATAAGCCATGGTTAGACGCAGATTTCGTGCGCGAGCTCGGTGGGCGCAAAGAGATGTCAGAGTGGTTGGTTGCCAACAAGCTTCCCTATCGCGATAGCGTTGAGAAGGCATATTCCACAGATGCCAACATCTTGGGTGCAACACATGAGGCGAAAGATCTTGAAAACCTTGATGCATCCGTTGAGCTTGTCACACCGATTATGGGTGTGAAGTTCTGGGATGCAAGCGTTGCAATCGCATCAGAAGATGTGAAAATCCAATTTGTTCAAGGTCGCCCCGTTGCTATCAACGGTAAAGACTTCTCTGATGTTGTTGCCTTGATGGATGAGGCAAATAAGATCGGTGGCCGCCACGGTCTTGGTATGGCAGATCAGATTGAGAACCGCATCATTGAAGCGAAGTCTCGCGGAATCTATGAAGCACCAGGGATGGCACTCCTCTTTATCGCCTATGAGCGACTTATCTCAGCTATCCATAATGAAGACACTATTGCTAACTATCACGCTGAAGGCCGCCGCTTAGGACGTCTTCTCTATGAGGGTCGTTGGTTAGATCCACAATCGCTCATGCTGCGCGAATCACTTACTCGTTGGGTGGCATCTGCTGTCACAGGTGAGGTAACACTGCGCCTTCGTCGCGGTGATGATTACTCCGTAATCAATACAACAGGGCCAGCTTTGAGCTATCACCCAGATAAGTTATCTATGGAGCGCACAGAAGACGCTGCTTTTGGTCCAACAGACCGTATTGGGCAGCTGACTATGCGTAATCTCGATATTGCAGATACTCGCGCAAAGCTTGAGATGTATCGCGATCAAGGCCAGCTCGGTGGCGGAGATTTCAACCTGATTAAGGAGCTAGAAAATTAA
- the pstA gene encoding phosphate ABC transporter permease PstA has translation MTIPTPRKPWQPTAKNRIENVLVIVAAFGLAGLSVEFTGLSGKLGFFISLFISLLILSFSFHYLQRGSAAAKDSLLQVLTVMAIVITLIPIVSIVVTVFAKGYKGLHWGILTKDMALASVNDPIANGGLLHALVGTILMVGGALIFSFPIGVLTALYLTEIRGSLTRPIKFLVQAMSGVPSIVAGLFILSSLIYPVTKELSGLMGSLALTILMIPTIARTAEEMLHLIPNELREAGVALGGTQWRTVAGVVLPAAKSGLVTAIILGVARIIGETAPLLLVSGGGDALNLNPTQGAMGSLPYYIWKAFLTGGTDEAFARAWAGMLVLLSFIFILFGLARYLSGRKVG, from the coding sequence ATGACAATTCCAACACCTCGCAAGCCATGGCAGCCTACTGCGAAGAATCGCATTGAGAATGTACTCGTTATTGTTGCTGCTTTTGGACTTGCGGGCCTTTCAGTTGAATTCACAGGTTTAAGCGGCAAGCTTGGCTTCTTTATCTCTCTATTTATATCGCTACTAATTCTTAGTTTTTCTTTTCATTATTTACAACGCGGTAGCGCGGCAGCTAAGGATTCCTTGTTGCAGGTGCTTACGGTAATGGCGATTGTGATTACGTTGATTCCGATAGTAAGTATTGTGGTAACTGTTTTTGCAAAAGGTTACAAAGGCTTGCACTGGGGAATTCTCACCAAAGATATGGCTTTGGCATCGGTCAATGACCCCATCGCAAATGGTGGATTACTTCATGCGTTAGTCGGAACAATCTTGATGGTGGGCGGCGCTCTCATCTTCAGCTTCCCAATCGGTGTATTGACCGCTCTCTATCTGACTGAAATTCGCGGCTCACTTACCCGTCCGATCAAGTTCCTGGTACAAGCGATGTCAGGTGTTCCTTCAATCGTCGCTGGCCTCTTTATTCTTTCAAGCTTGATCTACCCAGTAACGAAAGAACTCTCAGGACTTATGGGTTCTCTGGCCCTAACAATCCTGATGATTCCAACCATTGCTCGTACCGCCGAAGAAATGCTTCACCTTATTCCTAATGAACTTCGTGAAGCTGGAGTTGCTCTAGGTGGAACCCAATGGCGCACAGTGGCTGGGGTAGTTCTACCTGCGGCCAAGAGCGGGCTTGTCACCGCAATCATTCTGGGCGTCGCTCGCATCATCGGAGAAACTGCGCCACTGCTTCTTGTCAGCGGCGGAGGAGATGCACTGAACCTCAACCCAACCCAAGGTGCGATGGGTTCCCTTCCTTATTACATCTGGAAGGCATTCCTAACGGGCGGAACTGATGAAGCATTTGCTCGCGCCTGGGCAGGTATGTTGGTCTTACTCAGTTTCATCTTCATTCTCTTTGGATTAGCACGCTACTTAAGCGGAAGAAAGGTTGGGTAA
- a CDS encoding glycoside hydrolase family 13 protein, whose translation MSKTTKKSSGLSTDKNWWRQAAIYQIYPRSFADSNGDGIGDIKGITSRIPYLKSLAIDAVWLSPFYPSALADGGYDVDDYRNVDPKLGTLADFDEMLAGLHKQGIRVFVDIVPNHSSNLHEWFKEAIDAKPGSKARERYIFRDGKGANGELPPSDWVSHFAPSSWTHESTFGGKNNQWFLHWFAPEQPDFNWENREVQKDFLKTLKFWSDRGVDGFRIDVAHGLAKDLSEPFRSMPVHEGLEQRGNKGKGIWGDRNEVFAIYKEWRKVFNQYDPPRVAVAEAYVHPERLPLYASTKTLGQCFDFRFIETPFEAAAYKAATKEAIDLAKKNKSSCTWTLSNHDQIRHATKMGLNPAVERRDWMLSNGTSHPIDMKSGTQNALAATLYILGLPGSTYMYQGEELGLHEVTDIPEKDIQDPQYLRNLKVDKGRDGCRVPLPWTSSGSSFGFGSGGAHLPQPKWFADYSVEVEEKDSLSPLSIYRKALKLRSELQTKEDIKWHKTKDISVLHYSRPNGWHCITNFRGHAYPMPKGEILIASSPLVNGRITAGTTVWFKKK comes from the coding sequence ATGTCAAAGACCACGAAGAAGAGTTCAGGCCTGAGTACCGATAAGAATTGGTGGCGCCAAGCTGCCATCTATCAGATCTATCCACGCAGCTTCGCCGATTCAAATGGCGATGGCATTGGAGATATCAAGGGAATCACTTCACGTATTCCATATCTGAAGTCTCTTGCAATCGATGCGGTCTGGCTCAGCCCCTTCTATCCATCAGCGCTAGCCGATGGTGGTTATGACGTTGATGATTACCGCAATGTTGATCCCAAGCTTGGAACTCTTGCTGACTTTGACGAGATGTTGGCCGGCCTTCACAAGCAAGGCATCCGTGTATTTGTAGATATCGTTCCAAACCACTCATCAAATTTGCACGAATGGTTTAAGGAAGCAATCGATGCAAAACCAGGATCCAAGGCGCGCGAGCGTTACATCTTCCGCGATGGTAAGGGTGCAAATGGCGAACTCCCACCATCAGACTGGGTTTCACACTTCGCCCCATCTTCATGGACACACGAATCAACATTTGGTGGAAAGAACAATCAGTGGTTCCTTCACTGGTTTGCACCCGAACAACCAGACTTCAACTGGGAAAATCGTGAAGTTCAGAAAGATTTCCTTAAGACTCTTAAGTTCTGGTCAGATCGCGGCGTCGACGGATTCCGTATCGATGTGGCACATGGTCTTGCTAAAGATCTCTCAGAGCCATTTCGCAGTATGCCTGTGCACGAAGGTTTGGAACAGCGCGGCAATAAGGGCAAGGGTATTTGGGGCGATCGCAACGAAGTCTTTGCTATCTATAAGGAGTGGCGCAAGGTATTTAATCAATACGACCCACCACGTGTTGCAGTTGCTGAAGCCTATGTTCACCCTGAGCGTCTTCCACTCTATGCAAGCACAAAGACTTTAGGTCAGTGCTTTGACTTTCGCTTTATCGAAACTCCCTTTGAGGCAGCTGCTTACAAGGCAGCAACGAAGGAAGCAATTGATCTTGCCAAGAAGAATAAGTCTTCCTGCACATGGACTCTGTCTAACCATGACCAGATTCGCCATGCAACGAAGATGGGGCTCAACCCAGCAGTTGAGCGTCGCGATTGGATGCTCTCAAACGGCACATCTCATCCGATTGATATGAAGTCAGGCACTCAGAACGCACTTGCTGCAACGCTCTATATCTTGGGCCTTCCAGGCTCTACCTATATGTATCAAGGTGAAGAGCTGGGCTTGCATGAAGTAACTGATATTCCTGAAAAAGATATCCAGGACCCTCAATACCTACGTAATTTAAAGGTTGATAAGGGTCGCGATGGTTGCCGTGTACCACTGCCATGGACATCATCTGGTTCATCATTTGGCTTTGGTTCAGGTGGAGCTCACCTGCCACAGCCGAAGTGGTTTGCTGATTACTCAGTAGAAGTTGAGGAGAAAGATTCTCTCTCACCACTATCCATCTATCGCAAGGCTCTCAAGCTCCGCAGCGAGCTACAGACCAAGGAAGATATCAAGTGGCATAAGACAAAAGATATCTCCGTGCTGCATTACTCACGTCCTAATGGATGGCACTGCATCACTAACTTCCGCGGACATGCTTATCCAATGCCAAAGGGTGAAATCCTCATTGCATCATCACCGCTGGTGAATGGTCGCATTACTGCAGGTACTACGGTCTGGTTTAAGAAGAAGTAA
- a CDS encoding trimeric intracellular cation channel family protein, translating into MTLLHILDLLSTFVFALVGARVAADKGLDYGGIAFIAGIASVSGGTLRNIFLGLRPIWIIDPWIITSIIAAVVITLVFRRVTHVGKTLLIMDTFGLAVATMSGTQLSFEMDVTWFAAILLGVITAVTGGLLRDVLCQLEPVLLHRETIGTSAMMGAITFVALHQFSFGDNICAIVGGAVVILTRVVSIHFDLHLPKFSK; encoded by the coding sequence ATGACTCTGCTGCATATCCTGGATCTGCTCTCCACCTTCGTCTTCGCACTCGTTGGCGCAAGGGTCGCAGCAGATAAAGGTCTTGATTACGGCGGCATCGCATTTATTGCTGGCATTGCATCTGTCTCAGGTGGAACTCTTCGAAATATCTTCTTAGGACTTCGCCCCATCTGGATTATTGATCCATGGATTATCACCAGCATCATCGCAGCAGTTGTAATCACCTTGGTATTTAGACGAGTGACTCATGTGGGTAAGACGTTGCTCATCATGGACACATTTGGTCTAGCCGTTGCAACGATGTCGGGGACCCAGCTTTCATTCGAAATGGATGTCACCTGGTTTGCAGCGATTCTGCTGGGCGTTATCACAGCAGTAACTGGTGGACTCTTGCGAGATGTTCTCTGCCAGCTTGAGCCCGTGCTTCTCCATCGCGAAACAATCGGAACTTCAGCGATGATGGGCGCCATTACCTTTGTGGCACTTCACCAATTTAGCTTTGGGGACAATATCTGCGCGATTGTCGGGGGAGCAGTAGTAATCCTGACGCGCGTGGTTTCAATTCACTTTGATCTGCACTTACCAAAATTCAGTAAGTAG
- a CDS encoding HNH endonuclease family protein, whose translation MSRWEIRIATVIAAMALGLSPTATTAAEQPGLAIAALETLPVKGRAPKTGYTRDQFGQAWADVDRNGCDTRNDILKRDLTSLTYKAKTRNCVVLSGTLLDRYSGESINFLRGNITSMEVQIDHVVALSNAWQTGAFKLTAEQRKALANDPLNLFAVKGRLNSQKGDGDAATWLPPLKSFRCVYVAQQIAVKAKYSLWVVPPEKAAMLSILAKCPTQKVPVS comes from the coding sequence ATGTCTCGCTGGGAAATACGGATAGCCACAGTTATTGCTGCGATGGCTCTTGGGCTTTCCCCGACGGCAACAACGGCTGCAGAGCAGCCAGGCCTTGCTATAGCCGCCCTTGAGACTTTGCCTGTAAAGGGGCGCGCACCAAAGACTGGATATACCCGTGATCAATTCGGGCAGGCATGGGCCGATGTTGACCGCAATGGGTGCGATACCCGAAACGATATCTTGAAGCGAGATTTAACATCTCTTACCTATAAAGCTAAAACTCGTAATTGCGTTGTTCTCTCTGGCACTTTGCTAGACCGCTATTCAGGGGAGAGCATCAATTTTCTTCGAGGAAATATCACCAGCATGGAGGTGCAGATAGATCATGTGGTGGCGCTATCCAATGCCTGGCAGACAGGAGCATTCAAGTTAACAGCAGAGCAACGCAAGGCGCTCGCTAATGATCCACTCAACCTCTTTGCTGTCAAAGGTCGCTTGAATTCACAGAAGGGCGATGGCGATGCTGCAACATGGCTGCCACCGCTCAAGAGTTTTAGATGTGTTTATGTTGCTCAGCAGATTGCGGTCAAGGCTAAGTATTCGTTATGGGTTGTGCCACCTGAGAAAGCTGCGATGCTCTCTATCTTGGCAAAGTGCCCAACTCAGAAAGTTCCTGTTAGTTAG
- a CDS encoding class I SAM-dependent methyltransferase → MSDQSLEATFAEFETLFAKTDSLVRVVLSGRRRNMQTPNERIDIRPVALKDGLAIQVSHSDGRQMTSKNYAPSEAPFGQLLRAGYANVLLEHIQGSLALRITKKGEALVHRESGVREQDLSHDRTKSRLLDAADPFLIAVGISDAKGHVKPSKVDKYKQVEEFLRLLMPTLTSAISAGHIHQPSESNPLTIVDLGCGHAYLTFAAHQYLRAQGVAVKVIGIDVRGAARDRNNEIARQLGIDKTIEFRAEEIADTTLGSADISIALHACDTATDDAIAWSVNADVKLALIAPCCHHDIQAQMNEIPEPWSLLTRNGIMKERLGDLLTDALRMQIMKLRGYRVEAIEFVGGEHTPRNLMIRAVKTGALADAGDEAKYEQMLTLWKVKPALATLLNR, encoded by the coding sequence GTGAGCGATCAAAGCCTTGAAGCAACATTTGCTGAATTTGAAACACTCTTTGCCAAAACAGATTCTTTAGTGCGAGTTGTTTTGTCAGGTCGCCGCCGCAATATGCAGACACCGAATGAACGCATAGATATCCGCCCTGTTGCTCTTAAAGATGGACTTGCCATCCAGGTAAGCCATAGCGATGGCCGTCAGATGACTTCAAAGAATTATGCGCCAAGTGAAGCACCTTTTGGGCAGTTACTACGCGCAGGTTATGCCAATGTTCTTCTTGAACATATCCAAGGTTCCCTTGCTCTTCGCATCACCAAGAAAGGTGAAGCGCTTGTGCATCGCGAGAGTGGAGTGCGCGAGCAAGATCTCTCTCATGATCGCACCAAATCTCGATTACTTGATGCAGCAGACCCATTCCTGATTGCAGTTGGCATTTCAGATGCAAAGGGGCATGTGAAGCCGAGCAAAGTGGATAAATACAAGCAGGTGGAGGAGTTCTTACGACTTCTCATGCCAACTCTGACATCTGCAATCTCAGCAGGTCATATTCATCAGCCTTCAGAGAGTAATCCGCTGACCATCGTCGACCTTGGTTGCGGCCATGCCTATCTCACCTTTGCAGCCCACCAATATCTGCGTGCTCAAGGTGTTGCAGTCAAAGTAATCGGAATTGATGTGAGAGGCGCAGCTCGTGATCGCAACAATGAGATTGCTCGCCAATTAGGAATTGATAAGACCATTGAATTTAGGGCCGAGGAGATTGCAGATACGACTCTGGGTAGCGCTGATATCTCTATTGCACTGCATGCCTGCGACACAGCAACCGATGATGCAATCGCCTGGAGCGTTAACGCTGATGTAAAGCTTGCGCTGATTGCACCGTGTTGTCACCATGATATTCAGGCACAGATGAATGAGATTCCTGAGCCATGGTCACTACTGACTCGCAACGGGATTATGAAAGAGCGCCTTGGTGATCTTCTGACCGATGCCCTTCGCATGCAGATAATGAAGCTGCGCGGATATCGCGTGGAAGCAATTGAATTTGTTGGGGGAGAGCACACACCACGCAACCTCATGATCCGAGCGGTGAAGACGGGGGCACTTGCTGATGCTGGCGATGAGGCTAAATATGAGCAGATGCTCACTCTCTGGAAAGTTAAACCAGCACTTGCAACACTGCTGAACCGTTAG
- a CDS encoding inorganic diphosphatase, producing the protein MIFDVVVEIPAGSRNKYEIHHETGEIRLDRMLFTATRFPHDYGFVKNTLSNDGDPLDALIMLDEPTFPGCVVSCRVIGMFRMTDEKGGDDKLLCVAAGDIRKNNLKDLSDVPSYELDEIKHFFEVYKTLEPGKEVHGGEWVGHDAAELEINASYERFKSHK; encoded by the coding sequence ATGATCTTCGACGTAGTTGTTGAAATCCCAGCAGGCTCACGCAATAAGTATGAAATCCATCATGAGACTGGTGAGATTCGCCTAGACCGCATGCTCTTTACCGCAACGCGCTTTCCCCATGACTACGGCTTTGTGAAGAACACTCTCTCTAATGATGGCGATCCACTTGATGCTCTCATCATGCTTGATGAACCGACATTTCCTGGCTGCGTTGTCTCATGCCGCGTTATCGGAATGTTTCGCATGACAGATGAAAAAGGCGGCGATGACAAGCTCCTCTGCGTTGCAGCAGGAGATATCCGCAAGAACAATCTCAAAGATCTCTCTGATGTTCCATCCTATGAGCTCGATGAAATCAAGCACTTCTTTGAGGTCTACAAGACTTTGGAGCCAGGTAAGGAAGTACATGGCGGAGAGTGGGTTGGCCACGATGCTGCCGAACTTGAAATCAACGCATCATATGAACGCTTCAAAAGTCATAAGTAA
- a CDS encoding FKBP-type peptidyl-prolyl cis-trans isomerase — MSGTSATVLPVVSAVAGQAPTISKPEGTPPAELSFTDVIVGTGAEVLPTSTLTVHYTLMAWSTGKIIESSWSGQPATFPLAQVVEGWQKGLPGAKEGGRRLLILPPSMGYGSAGAGPIGPDETLIFAVDIIGVA, encoded by the coding sequence ATGTCAGGAACAAGTGCAACAGTTCTACCCGTTGTTTCAGCAGTAGCAGGACAAGCGCCAACAATTTCAAAGCCTGAAGGCACACCACCTGCAGAGCTCTCCTTCACAGATGTCATTGTGGGCACTGGTGCTGAAGTTCTTCCCACATCAACGTTGACTGTGCATTACACACTGATGGCTTGGTCGACAGGAAAGATCATTGAATCTTCATGGAGCGGACAACCTGCAACATTTCCACTAGCTCAAGTTGTTGAGGGATGGCAGAAAGGTCTACCGGGAGCCAAGGAAGGTGGACGACGTCTTCTGATCTTGCCACCATCAATGGGTTATGGCTCAGCAGGAGCAGGACCTATCGGCCCTGATGAAACTTTGATCTTTGCAGTCGATATTATCGGCGTTGCTTAA
- the glyA gene encoding serine hydroxymethyltransferase, with translation MTQSLKTQSWATPASQELITRIASQVDNKSASDVQGWIEELAQENHRLHDIEGINLNPATNILNPRAEKMLASGMSSRASLGHPGDKYETGLGAIEQIEIITQELACEVFGSTYAEFRVPSGAIANLYAFMANTEPGDTIIAPPATIGGHVTHHKGGSAGLYRLNTISAPVDETGYTIDIDALRKLAIDVKPAMITVGGSLNLFHHPIAKVREIADEVGAKVLFDAAHLCGMIAGKVWPQPLVEGAHLMTFSTYKSLGGPAGGLIVTNDDAIAQKLDAIAYPGLTANFDAAKTAALGITLQDWKTVGPAYAQMMVKTSQALAQNLQSRGVNIYAADKGFTTSHQFAIIAAPYGGGQRAAQRMGQAGLLACGIGLPIAAVEGDLNGLRIGTPEIVRLGMKVEHMDALADFIARSLDVNVDSQSVKSEVTQWRKQFGGVHYTVDLPN, from the coding sequence ATGACACAGTCTCTTAAGACTCAGAGTTGGGCAACCCCGGCATCACAAGAGCTCATCACTCGTATTGCATCGCAAGTAGATAACAAGTCGGCATCTGATGTGCAGGGCTGGATTGAAGAGCTAGCGCAAGAGAACCATCGCCTTCACGATATTGAAGGAATCAATCTCAATCCCGCCACAAATATTCTCAATCCTCGCGCAGAGAAGATGCTGGCATCAGGTATGAGCTCACGGGCATCCCTAGGACATCCTGGTGATAAATATGAAACTGGCCTTGGCGCTATCGAGCAGATTGAAATCATCACACAAGAGTTAGCCTGTGAAGTATTTGGGTCAACCTATGCAGAGTTTCGTGTTCCATCTGGTGCTATTGCAAACCTCTATGCATTTATGGCAAATACAGAACCGGGAGACACGATCATCGCTCCCCCAGCAACTATCGGTGGACATGTCACTCACCATAAAGGTGGCTCTGCTGGTCTCTACAGACTCAACACAATCTCAGCACCTGTTGATGAGACCGGCTACACCATCGATATCGATGCTTTAAGAAAACTGGCTATTGATGTAAAGCCGGCGATGATTACAGTCGGTGGATCTCTTAATCTCTTTCACCACCCGATTGCTAAGGTGCGCGAGATTGCAGATGAAGTCGGTGCAAAAGTTCTCTTTGATGCAGCCCACCTCTGCGGAATGATCGCTGGAAAGGTCTGGCCACAGCCTCTTGTTGAAGGTGCACACCTGATGACCTTCTCTACCTATAAGTCACTTGGTGGTCCTGCAGGTGGACTGATTGTCACCAATGATGATGCCATCGCACAGAAGTTAGATGCCATCGCATATCCAGGTCTTACCGCGAACTTCGATGCTGCAAAGACGGCAGCTCTTGGCATCACCTTGCAAGATTGGAAGACAGTAGGACCTGCCTATGCGCAGATGATGGTCAAAACATCACAAGCACTGGCGCAGAATCTACAAAGCCGTGGTGTCAATATTTATGCAGCCGATAAAGGCTTTACGACCTCTCACCAATTCGCAATCATTGCAGCCCCCTATGGCGGCGGACAGCGAGCAGCACAGCGCATGGGTCAAGCAGGCCTTCTTGCATGCGGAATCGGTTTACCGATAGCAGCAGTGGAAGGTGACCTCAACGGCCTACGTATTGGAACCCCTGAGATCGTGCGCCTTGGTATGAAGGTTGAGCATATGGATGCGCTTGCTGATTTCATTGCACGATCACTTGATGTAAACGTTGACTCACAGTCAGTAAAGAGTGAAGTGACGCAGTGGCGTAAGCAATTTGGCGGTGTTCACTACACCGTAGATCTTCCTAACTAA
- the pstC gene encoding phosphate ABC transporter permease subunit PstC: protein MSIDAPVKVIPEAREITTKPRLSDQVFRTIVTVGGMASLVILGLIALFLSIKGVHILIDEKLGFITGSAWEVVTDETGNIVESKFGIGAMLIGTMLCALIAIVVGVPISVLSALYLTFYADGRVKKFLISVIDLMAAFPSLLFGFWGFIVFMSSAEYWAKLVNKYLSFIPIFDVPVPIFERSPFIAGLVLAIMIIPIVTSISREIFDQTPLDRIQAAYALGATKLAMIKAVVIPFGRGGIIGGAMLGLGRAMGETVAVYTVLNVVYQVNWQVLFGAGGNVASLILLKFGEAGPYEVDALMAAGLILFLLTLLVNATADFLINRFGGKGR from the coding sequence ATGTCAATTGACGCTCCAGTAAAGGTGATTCCAGAAGCACGCGAGATCACGACAAAGCCTCGACTTTCGGATCAGGTGTTCCGCACCATTGTCACAGTCGGTGGAATGGCATCACTTGTCATTCTCGGTTTGATTGCACTCTTCCTTTCTATCAAAGGTGTGCACATCCTTATTGATGAGAAGCTTGGATTCATAACCGGCTCTGCTTGGGAAGTCGTCACTGATGAAACTGGCAACATTGTTGAATCCAAGTTTGGAATCGGTGCAATGCTCATCGGCACGATGCTGTGTGCGCTTATTGCAATTGTTGTCGGTGTACCAATTTCGGTGCTCAGTGCTTTGTACTTAACGTTTTATGCCGATGGTCGCGTCAAGAAATTCCTAATCTCTGTCATCGATTTGATGGCAGCATTTCCATCACTCCTCTTCGGTTTCTGGGGATTTATAGTCTTTATGTCGTCAGCTGAATACTGGGCGAAATTAGTAAATAAGTACCTAAGTTTTATTCCGATTTTCGATGTTCCAGTGCCAATCTTTGAGCGCTCACCATTTATTGCAGGATTAGTACTTGCAATCATGATTATTCCAATTGTCACATCGATTTCGCGAGAAATCTTTGATCAAACACCTTTAGATCGCATTCAAGCAGCCTATGCACTTGGTGCGACGAAGTTAGCCATGATTAAGGCAGTCGTTATTCCATTTGGACGTGGCGGCATCATTGGTGGCGCAATGCTTGGCTTGGGTCGCGCGATGGGTGAAACTGTTGCGGTCTACACGGTTCTCAATGTTGTCTATCAGGTAAATTGGCAGGTGCTCTTTGGGGCTGGTGGGAACGTAGCGTCACTCATTCTGCTTAAGTTTGGTGAAGCTGGCCCTTATGAAGTCGATGCCCTGATGGCAGCGGGCCTCATTCTCTTCTTGCTCACACTTCTAGTGAATGCGACAGCGGATTTCTTAATCAACCGCTTTGGAGGCAAGGGGCGATGA